From Echinicola soli, a single genomic window includes:
- a CDS encoding response regulator codes for MKSSLRIAIIYILIGGSWVTFSSLFLDQFQEALGLSKTVTFEVAKAILFVGASGGLIYLLVERSTKMDRRVWEGYEVIFDNIPISMWVVDKQSGKIVNSNDMAAIIFGDKIQRENAIGFDVFSGISRKRLEEVYTAQKQSIKKCELRDRNGEKRMVDLYFVPFLRNRKEKLMVAAVDNTTIHQNMIEKEMLNTSLKEQNDRLRKFAFMNSHNLRRPLSNVLGMVNFIKEGHASKEVIELLKQSSEELDEEVKRMNEILADEMVHNQLNTPITDHRSKSILIVDDDKVQHLINKRLLLKNNPRLDLYFFANPVEALLWLEENKVDLLLLDINMPEMKGWDFLDQLVEREIDVEVRMLSSSIDPRDEERSKQYDMVSGFLVKPLKKESLGDIL; via the coding sequence ATGAAGTCTAGTCTCAGGATAGCCATTATCTATATTCTCATAGGAGGAAGTTGGGTGACTTTTTCTTCCTTGTTCCTTGACCAGTTTCAGGAGGCTTTAGGGCTATCCAAAACGGTTACCTTTGAAGTGGCCAAAGCCATTCTTTTTGTAGGGGCTTCAGGGGGATTGATATACCTGTTGGTGGAGCGTTCGACGAAGATGGATCGGAGAGTGTGGGAGGGGTATGAAGTGATCTTTGATAACATCCCGATAAGCATGTGGGTGGTGGACAAACAGTCTGGAAAAATCGTTAATTCCAATGATATGGCTGCTATCATTTTTGGAGATAAAATACAGCGGGAAAATGCCATCGGTTTTGATGTTTTTTCTGGGATTTCCAGGAAACGCTTAGAGGAAGTTTATACCGCCCAAAAACAGTCGATAAAGAAGTGTGAATTACGTGATAGAAATGGTGAGAAAAGAATGGTGGATTTATACTTTGTTCCATTCCTTAGAAACAGGAAAGAAAAGCTGATGGTGGCAGCGGTAGATAATACTACCATTCATCAGAATATGATAGAAAAGGAAATGTTAAACACTTCACTAAAAGAGCAAAATGATCGTCTTCGGAAGTTTGCCTTTATGAATTCCCATAACCTCAGAAGACCACTTTCCAATGTGCTTGGAATGGTCAACTTCATCAAGGAAGGTCATGCAAGTAAGGAAGTCATTGAGTTACTAAAACAATCCTCGGAAGAGCTTGACGAAGAAGTAAAAAGAATGAATGAAATACTCGCGGATGAGATGGTACATAACCAATTAAATACACCAATAACTGATCATCGTTCAAAGTCCATATTAATCGTGGATGATGACAAAGTACAGCACCTGATAAATAAAAGGCTGTTGCTGAAAAACAATCCCCGGTTGGATTTGTATTTTTTTGCAAATCCAGTTGAGGCACTATTATGGCTAGAGGAAAATAAAGTGGACTTACTTTTGCTAGATATCAATATGCCAGAGATGAAGGGATGGGACTTTTTGGATCAATTGGTCGAGCGTGAAATAGACGTGGAAGTCCGGATGCTCTCTTCTTCTATCGATCCAAGGGATGAGGAGCGGAGCAAACAATATGACATGGTCAGTGGTTTTTTAGTGAAACCTTTGAAGAAAGAATCCCTGGGAGATATTTTGTGA
- a CDS encoding YciI family protein produces MIKFLSIFALLISLLSSAFAQEKYDEELVKKYQADDYGMRKYVMAFLKRGPDVERYSEEERAKIQQGHMAHIGKMAAEKKLVLAGPFYGEGALRGIFIFDLDDIKEAEKLTSEDPAVKAGVLKIELLEWYGSAAVMAIPEIHEKIQKIAF; encoded by the coding sequence ATGATAAAATTCCTCTCCATATTCGCCCTGCTAATTAGCTTACTTTCGTCCGCTTTTGCACAAGAAAAATACGACGAAGAACTGGTAAAAAAATACCAGGCTGACGATTATGGGATGCGGAAATATGTCATGGCATTTCTGAAAAGAGGTCCAGATGTGGAACGCTATTCTGAAGAAGAAAGAGCTAAAATCCAACAGGGCCATATGGCACATATTGGAAAAATGGCAGCGGAAAAAAAACTTGTTTTAGCTGGTCCCTTCTACGGTGAAGGAGCGCTTCGGGGAATCTTTATCTTTGATCTGGACGATATCAAAGAAGCTGAAAAACTCACTTCCGAAGACCCTGCTGTCAAGGCGGGCGTGCTCAAAATAGAACTGCTGGAATGGTATGGATCGGCGGCAGTGATGGCCATTCCCGAAATCCATGAGAAAATACAGAAAATAGCTTTTTGA
- a CDS encoding PD-(D/E)XK nuclease family protein, whose translation MESFLKDTASDLLQKHDDLSKVAVVLPNRRAGLFFIQHLGKLIDRPQWMPSVITIEELFYKFAHNKPADQLTLIFELYRVYRELQVDAEPFDRFYFWGEMILKDFNDIDQFMVDPTKLYKLVSEIKEIETDLSFLTDGQIALVKQFWKSFEREGRLGENGHKDRFIRYWELLGPLYERFKSELELTGYAYSGMLYRQVAENIAELEQPDLHYAFVGFNAFTGTEEKLIKHFVEAFDASVYWDLDAFYLEDYQQEAGLFFREYQKDKVLGPTFPKTIPHHIRQTKAKTKVYQTPLKINQANLIGSVLGEIGKDEHPEETVVILPDEQLLFPVMNQLPGHLDKVNVTMGYPVRNAPVYAFLEAVLELQRYVKVEEGTVTFYHQAVKELLSTTYLKTEKVHFVGELLDSIQRKNQVYISQTVLQSGGELFELIFQKLETTGLFAYLESLMLMLAERLEDDQLQRSYLYQCHKQLTRLKDVFQKQESISINLEFFIRLFRQVFREVRLPFEGEPLAGLQVMGVLESRNLDFKRVIIANMNEGSFPPSASLNSLIPFNIRKAFGLPVQEQNDAIYAYTFYRLLHRAEEVHLIYSTAADQGKVGEMSRYIRQMTMEMNKDIAEEVVFVPVDGHQGEAITIVKTDEVMQLLEKYLVKEDGRAETAFSPSALSIWLDCRLKFYFRYLANINEKDKVEEEVSPAVFGNLAHYSLEYLYKGFMERKQRKVVQKEDFEQLSKYIAPSIEKAIREFYHLDEEADTRLSGQLAIVRDVMKKYIDELLKWDQKGAPFELVSLEKDVSYQTALSVRANEVVYAVALKGIIDRVDKQDGVVRLIDYKSGQDIKDFPSILSLFDREDSKRNKAAMQTLIYGLLYQAKFPQNQAPLKPAIFNLKEIFKDDFNPYLQLKEGRGERDELNNYLDYQQEFEEGLKAMLSEIFDKTIAFDQTDDLKKCQYCPYKEICGR comes from the coding sequence ATGGAGAGTTTCCTTAAAGATACCGCATCCGACTTATTACAGAAGCATGACGACCTCAGCAAAGTAGCAGTAGTGCTTCCCAATAGAAGGGCTGGATTGTTTTTTATACAGCATTTGGGCAAGTTGATCGATCGTCCACAGTGGATGCCCTCGGTAATTACCATTGAGGAGCTATTTTACAAATTTGCCCATAACAAACCGGCCGACCAGTTGACCTTGATTTTTGAACTGTATCGAGTTTATCGTGAATTGCAGGTAGACGCAGAGCCTTTTGACCGGTTTTACTTTTGGGGAGAGATGATCCTGAAGGACTTTAACGACATCGACCAGTTTATGGTCGATCCGACCAAATTATATAAGTTAGTTTCAGAAATTAAGGAAATAGAGACGGATTTGAGTTTCTTGACCGATGGTCAAATAGCCTTGGTGAAGCAGTTCTGGAAATCATTTGAGCGTGAGGGAAGGTTGGGGGAGAATGGTCACAAGGATAGGTTTATCCGTTATTGGGAATTGCTTGGACCACTCTACGAGCGGTTTAAAAGTGAACTTGAGCTCACAGGTTATGCCTATTCGGGCATGCTTTATCGACAGGTGGCCGAAAATATTGCCGAGCTGGAGCAACCTGACTTGCATTATGCATTTGTCGGGTTTAATGCTTTTACCGGAACTGAGGAGAAATTGATCAAGCATTTTGTGGAGGCTTTTGATGCTTCGGTTTATTGGGATTTGGATGCTTTTTACCTGGAAGACTATCAGCAAGAGGCCGGGCTTTTTTTTAGGGAGTACCAAAAGGACAAGGTGCTTGGGCCTACGTTTCCCAAAACCATACCCCACCACATCCGGCAGACCAAAGCAAAAACGAAGGTTTACCAAACCCCGCTAAAGATCAACCAAGCAAATTTGATCGGGAGTGTTTTGGGAGAAATTGGCAAAGATGAGCATCCAGAGGAAACGGTGGTCATCTTGCCTGATGAGCAATTGCTGTTTCCGGTGATGAACCAACTTCCTGGCCACTTGGATAAGGTGAACGTCACGATGGGATATCCTGTCCGGAATGCCCCCGTTTATGCGTTTTTGGAGGCTGTTTTGGAGCTTCAGCGCTATGTGAAGGTGGAGGAAGGCACCGTGACCTTTTATCATCAGGCGGTAAAGGAGCTGCTTTCTACGACATACCTCAAGACGGAGAAGGTTCATTTTGTGGGGGAACTTTTGGACAGCATTCAACGGAAAAACCAAGTTTATATCTCACAGACAGTACTGCAATCTGGTGGTGAACTTTTTGAGCTGATCTTCCAAAAGCTGGAAACTACGGGGTTATTCGCTTATTTGGAAAGCCTTATGCTTATGTTAGCAGAACGACTGGAGGATGACCAGCTCCAGCGAAGTTACCTTTACCAATGTCACAAACAGCTTACCCGCCTTAAGGATGTTTTTCAGAAACAGGAGTCAATCTCCATTAACCTGGAGTTCTTTATCAGGTTGTTTAGGCAGGTTTTTCGGGAGGTACGGTTGCCTTTTGAAGGGGAGCCTCTTGCGGGCTTGCAGGTGATGGGGGTGCTGGAGTCCCGTAACCTGGATTTTAAGCGCGTGATCATTGCAAATATGAATGAAGGTAGTTTTCCGCCGTCAGCCTCCCTGAATTCCCTCATCCCATTCAACATCAGAAAGGCATTTGGACTGCCCGTCCAAGAACAAAATGATGCCATATACGCCTATACTTTTTATAGGCTTCTCCATCGGGCAGAGGAAGTGCATCTGATCTATTCCACCGCTGCAGATCAGGGAAAAGTAGGTGAGATGAGCCGTTATATTCGTCAGATGACCATGGAAATGAACAAGGATATTGCCGAGGAGGTGGTGTTCGTTCCAGTGGATGGCCATCAAGGAGAGGCCATCACCATTGTCAAAACCGATGAGGTCATGCAGTTATTGGAAAAATACCTGGTCAAGGAGGATGGGCGGGCAGAGACGGCATTTTCCCCGTCGGCTTTGAGTATATGGCTGGACTGTCGGTTGAAGTTCTATTTTCGCTATTTGGCCAATATCAACGAGAAGGATAAAGTGGAGGAAGAGGTGAGTCCAGCAGTATTTGGTAACCTTGCCCATTATAGCCTGGAGTACCTTTACAAGGGATTTATGGAAAGGAAGCAGCGAAAAGTGGTCCAAAAAGAGGATTTTGAGCAGTTAAGTAAATATATCGCACCATCTATTGAAAAGGCCATCCGGGAATTTTATCATCTCGATGAAGAAGCTGATACCCGTTTGAGTGGCCAGCTGGCGATCGTCCGGGATGTGATGAAAAAGTACATTGACGAGCTCCTGAAATGGGATCAGAAGGGAGCACCTTTTGAATTGGTTTCCCTGGAAAAGGATGTAAGCTATCAAACTGCCCTATCAGTACGGGCAAACGAAGTGGTTTATGCGGTAGCATTAAAAGGCATTATAGACCGTGTGGACAAACAAGATGGCGTGGTGCGCCTGATCGATTATAAGTCTGGCCAGGATATCAAGGACTTCCCATCCATTCTATCACTTTTTGACCGGGAGGATTCCAAGAGAAACAAAGCGGCCATGCAAACGTTGATCTATGGCCTGCTGTACCAAGCTAAATTTCCCCAAAACCAAGCACCGCTCAAACCGGCTATATTTAACCTAAAGGAGATATTCAAAGACGATTTTAATCCTTATCTGCAGCTAAAAGAAGGCAGAGGAGAAAGGGATGAACTGAATAACTACCTGGATTATCAGCAGGAGTTTGAAGAAGGGTTAAAAGCAATGCTCTCGGAGATATTTGATAAGACCATTGCCTTTGACCAAACTGATGATTTGAAGAAATGTCAATATTGCCCCTATAAGGAAATTTGTGGAAGATAG
- a CDS encoding UvrD-helicase domain-containing protein — protein sequence MEAKPFIIYKSSAGSGKTYTLTLEYLKLALAHPMAFRGILAVTFTNKATQEMKSRILEVLGRLKDEVRPDEYLDQQLMQHLQLDDAGLKAQASKVLTSILHDYANFSVSTIDSFFQKVVRAFAREIDLQAKFDVALDQDAVLERVVDRVVQHVLDDPYLHKWLVDYALTRIQEGSSWDIRSNIRDLGMEIFTENFKQYQQLIREFLSSERNLEIFRKYLNTKKQALHKKAIEMKEQADAIRRQFGLEWTDFSGGKRGFALLFDKLGEKTNPIPELSESRKAAIDDETKWYSKTSKQKDAIISAYHAGLGDVLGQFVPVRREWLTYQAIDKNFYAYGIFRNLLEELRDIKDEENILMISDANDFLKEITKENDAPFIYEKVGNQYKHFLIDEFQDTSGFQWDSFRPLLENSLGYGHTNLVVGDVKQSIYRWRGGDMKLLLEKVEGDIGSPRIAVKGLDTNYRSLPHLVTFNNTLFSVLPEQLERSFERETGHPSPGILTKAYQDVAQKVPAAKNELDFQGMVRMEFLEETGDEEDLGYSEMVLERLPTMVMELQDYGYRPKDIAFLVRKKHQGALIADALMAYKHEHPGLDYSFDVVSDESMFLDKAATVKGLIAALNYLADPSDHVPFQTLWFYWSSLNGKPISHEVFSSSDKPDWLAEKIAAFEAAEHRIAKLPLMELLEELVALLGFYELRTELAYISGFKEAVYDYVANNRADLAGFLHWWEENSQKRTVKIPEGHDAMPIVTIHKSKGLQYKVVLMPFLMWRIVDFSKDNIIWSPFRDVEEDVEAIIPLTLKKELADSVFQPIHLEEVTMAYLDTLNMIYVALTRAEEVLWTISPKKVVKNSSKASSNPLEKNLLEIMDKGGLKTADHDLSDFFDHESGRFEWGAWPEKPITSADTRPTKDHQLTWNHRKWGELLEVKKYAVDFSEEGLAQRHKRSFGVLIHELLEKSSNRQEAMDQLQAFYFEGRLDREEREIVRDQLEKLFVNKKFRSWFEGESRVLTEQGVLLPGGRQKRPDRIVINGRVAEVIDFKTGEELEKYQRQVREYMALVAGLGDYQVKGFLCYLETGKIIEV from the coding sequence ATGGAAGCAAAGCCCTTTATCATCTATAAATCCTCTGCCGGTTCAGGAAAGACCTATACACTTACCTTGGAATACCTGAAACTGGCCTTGGCCCATCCAATGGCCTTTAGGGGGATATTGGCGGTTACCTTTACCAACAAAGCCACACAGGAAATGAAAAGCCGCATACTGGAGGTACTTGGAAGGCTTAAAGATGAAGTGCGGCCAGATGAATATCTTGACCAGCAATTGATGCAGCATTTGCAGCTGGATGACGCAGGATTAAAAGCACAGGCAAGCAAGGTGCTCACATCGATCCTACACGATTATGCCAATTTTTCTGTCTCGACGATTGATAGTTTTTTCCAAAAAGTAGTCAGGGCATTTGCCAGGGAGATTGATCTGCAGGCTAAATTTGATGTGGCACTGGACCAGGATGCTGTTCTCGAGCGGGTAGTGGATCGGGTGGTCCAGCATGTTTTGGACGATCCCTATTTGCATAAATGGTTAGTGGATTACGCATTGACCAGGATTCAGGAAGGGAGCTCTTGGGATATCAGAAGCAATATCCGCGACCTGGGAATGGAGATCTTTACAGAAAATTTCAAGCAGTACCAGCAATTGATCAGGGAATTCCTTTCCAGTGAAAGGAACCTGGAGATTTTTAGAAAATACCTTAACACCAAAAAACAGGCCTTGCATAAAAAGGCCATCGAGATGAAAGAACAGGCCGATGCCATTCGCCGACAATTTGGATTGGAATGGACAGATTTCTCCGGTGGAAAGCGGGGGTTCGCCTTATTGTTTGATAAGTTGGGAGAGAAAACCAACCCAATACCCGAATTATCGGAAAGCAGGAAGGCAGCCATTGATGATGAAACCAAATGGTATAGCAAAACAAGCAAACAAAAAGATGCCATTATTTCGGCTTACCATGCAGGACTGGGGGATGTTCTCGGGCAATTTGTTCCCGTTCGCCGAGAGTGGCTGACCTATCAGGCCATCGACAAGAACTTCTATGCCTACGGCATTTTCAGAAATCTCCTGGAGGAGCTTAGGGACATTAAGGATGAGGAAAATATCCTGATGATTTCCGATGCCAATGATTTCTTGAAGGAAATCACCAAGGAGAATGATGCCCCTTTTATCTATGAAAAAGTAGGTAACCAGTACAAGCATTTTTTAATCGATGAATTCCAAGACACCTCCGGTTTCCAATGGGATAGTTTTAGGCCCCTACTGGAAAACTCCCTGGGATATGGGCATACCAATCTGGTGGTGGGGGATGTCAAACAATCCATTTACCGCTGGAGAGGAGGGGATATGAAGCTATTGCTGGAGAAGGTCGAAGGAGATATCGGTTCTCCGCGGATAGCGGTGAAAGGGCTGGATACCAATTACCGCTCACTTCCGCACCTGGTCACCTTTAACAACACCCTTTTCAGCGTGTTGCCCGAGCAATTGGAAAGGAGTTTCGAGCGGGAAACCGGACACCCTAGTCCAGGGATCTTGACCAAAGCTTATCAGGATGTGGCGCAGAAAGTCCCGGCGGCTAAAAACGAACTGGATTTTCAAGGTATGGTGCGGATGGAGTTTTTGGAAGAAACGGGAGATGAAGAGGATTTGGGATATAGTGAAATGGTGCTGGAAAGGTTACCCACCATGGTCATGGAGCTGCAGGACTATGGCTATCGGCCGAAGGACATTGCCTTTTTGGTCAGGAAAAAGCATCAAGGTGCCCTGATCGCCGATGCCCTGATGGCCTATAAACATGAGCATCCTGGATTGGATTACAGCTTTGATGTGGTTTCTGATGAATCCATGTTTTTGGACAAGGCCGCCACAGTAAAGGGGTTGATTGCTGCCTTGAACTATTTGGCCGATCCGTCAGACCACGTACCCTTCCAGACTTTGTGGTTCTACTGGAGTTCGCTAAACGGAAAGCCTATTTCCCATGAGGTTTTCTCTTCATCGGATAAGCCGGATTGGTTGGCAGAGAAAATTGCCGCCTTCGAAGCGGCGGAGCACAGGATAGCCAAGTTGCCCCTCATGGAGTTACTGGAAGAGTTGGTAGCCCTGTTGGGCTTTTATGAATTGCGTACAGAACTGGCCTATATTTCTGGTTTTAAGGAAGCCGTTTATGATTATGTGGCCAATAACCGGGCGGACCTTGCCGGATTTCTCCATTGGTGGGAGGAAAACAGCCAGAAGCGTACCGTAAAGATTCCTGAAGGTCATGATGCTATGCCGATCGTGACCATCCACAAATCCAAGGGACTGCAATACAAGGTTGTTTTGATGCCATTTCTGATGTGGAGAATTGTGGACTTTTCCAAGGATAATATTATCTGGTCCCCTTTTAGAGATGTGGAGGAAGACGTGGAAGCCATTATTCCCCTAACTCTGAAAAAAGAACTGGCAGATTCGGTCTTTCAGCCTATCCACCTGGAAGAGGTGACCATGGCTTATTTGGATACGTTGAACATGATCTACGTGGCCCTGACCAGAGCAGAAGAAGTGCTATGGACCATAAGCCCAAAGAAAGTAGTAAAGAATTCAAGCAAGGCTTCTTCCAATCCACTGGAGAAAAACCTGTTGGAAATTATGGATAAGGGAGGGCTTAAAACAGCTGATCATGACTTGTCGGATTTTTTTGACCATGAGTCAGGTAGGTTCGAGTGGGGAGCATGGCCGGAGAAGCCCATTACATCGGCAGATACCCGGCCGACGAAGGATCACCAGTTGACCTGGAACCATAGGAAGTGGGGCGAGCTACTGGAAGTCAAGAAATACGCAGTGGATTTCAGTGAAGAGGGATTGGCGCAGCGTCATAAAAGGAGTTTTGGCGTATTGATCCATGAGTTGCTGGAAAAGTCAAGTAATCGACAGGAAGCGATGGATCAGCTACAGGCCTTTTATTTTGAAGGAAGGTTGGACCGAGAGGAGAGGGAAATCGTCAGAGATCAATTGGAAAAGCTCTTTGTCAATAAGAAATTTAGATCTTGGTTCGAAGGAGAGAGCAGGGTACTGACCGAGCAGGGGGTGTTGCTGCCTGGAGGTCGTCAAAAGCGACCGGACAGGATTGTCATTAATGGCCGCGTGGCTGAAGTGATAGACTTTAAAACAGGGGAAGAACTGGAAAAGTACCAACGACAGGTAAGGGAATACATGGCACTGGTGGCTGGACTGGGTGACTATCAGGTCAAAGGATTTCTGTGCTATCTCGAAACAGGGAAGATTATAGAGGTGTGA
- a CDS encoding YdcF family protein — MFFYLAQFLTFLAMPLTLVIICLILGILWRKNKKGTLFGGIGLVLLLFFCNTFISNTVMYLWEPTFKPIAPLPTYEFGIVLTGVTNLDKTAYDRTFFKKGADRVTQAVQLYKMNKIKKILITGGQGLTPTNSNTEAALLADFMKIAGVPKKDIIVEDQAVNTRQNALFTGQKLTALEIDPKSTHLLITSAFHMKRAKACFDKVGVSTATFPVDYYASDIKADVKSLIIPSPEGLVIWHKLFKEWIGLTVYKLVGYI, encoded by the coding sequence ATGTTCTTCTACCTTGCGCAGTTTCTTACCTTCTTGGCCATGCCACTTACCCTTGTGATCATTTGTCTGATCCTTGGGATATTATGGAGAAAAAATAAAAAAGGAACGCTATTTGGTGGTATTGGCTTGGTCCTGTTGCTATTTTTCTGCAATACATTTATATCTAACACTGTCATGTATTTATGGGAACCGACGTTCAAGCCTATCGCCCCCCTTCCCACCTACGAATTTGGCATCGTGCTGACAGGAGTGACAAATCTCGACAAAACCGCCTATGACCGCACCTTCTTTAAAAAAGGAGCGGACAGGGTTACTCAAGCTGTTCAGCTCTATAAAATGAACAAGATAAAGAAGATACTGATCACAGGCGGTCAGGGATTGACCCCTACCAATTCCAATACCGAAGCAGCACTACTGGCCGACTTTATGAAAATAGCAGGCGTACCAAAAAAGGACATTATCGTAGAAGACCAGGCCGTTAACACCCGGCAAAACGCCCTTTTTACCGGGCAAAAGCTGACAGCGCTAGAAATTGACCCAAAGTCAACCCATTTATTGATCACCTCCGCTTTCCATATGAAGCGGGCCAAGGCCTGTTTTGACAAGGTGGGAGTGTCTACTGCCACTTTTCCGGTAGATTATTATGCTTCCGACATCAAAGCTGACGTTAAAAGCCTGATCATCCCATCACCAGAAGGACTGGTTATCTGGCACAAGTTGTTTAAAGAATGGATAGGTCTCACTGTTTATAAGCTGGTAGGATATATTTAA
- a CDS encoding CBS domain-containing protein, whose product MVKSFQGVRLAEPSTRASQPILVSDHMTTNLTTFHPDDTIDNVIQVLTQKRISGAPVLDDDQNLVGIISEVDCLKEIIRGKYNNTPRMAGRVHEHMTKDVFTMDPEVTVFDAAHRFLELKIRRFPVLKDGKLLGQISLSDIIRAMPSLKSATW is encoded by the coding sequence ATGGTAAAAAGTTTTCAAGGTGTTCGCTTGGCCGAACCCAGTACGCGCGCTTCCCAACCTATATTGGTGTCGGATCACATGACCACTAACCTCACCACATTCCACCCTGACGACACCATTGACAATGTCATTCAGGTATTGACCCAAAAGAGGATTTCAGGAGCACCTGTATTGGACGATGACCAAAACCTTGTAGGTATTATCTCCGAGGTAGATTGCCTTAAGGAAATCATTCGCGGAAAATACAATAATACCCCAAGAATGGCTGGCCGTGTACATGAGCACATGACCAAGGATGTGTTTACCATGGATCCTGAAGTAACGGTTTTTGATGCAGCCCACCGATTTTTGGAATTGAAGATAAGACGTTTTCCTGTGCTTAAGGATGGAAAACTATTGGGACAGATAAGCCTAAGCGATATTATCAGGGCTATGCCAAGTCTCAAATCTGCGACCTGGTGA
- a CDS encoding copper homeostasis protein CutC, with protein sequence MTKILLEAPVFTVEAAIKASEYGINRLELCADFLEGGETPSAGTLKHIKSKVNIPVFVMIRPRGGDFVYTNDELQVMKEDIRILKGYGADGFVFGVLTPQGEVNIGACEQLVEAAGGLPCTFHRAFDASRNFEKSLEAVIECGFRRILTSGGKNTVTEGLDMIKRLLHKAGNRIIVMPGGGMKVELVEALSATGNLREIHASCKAWRASSSKFWNENLALSAVAEHQGKVLTVSKKEVEGFLQVLDN encoded by the coding sequence ATGACAAAGATTCTACTAGAAGCTCCGGTGTTTACCGTGGAGGCGGCGATCAAGGCTTCCGAATATGGTATCAACAGGTTGGAGCTTTGTGCCGATTTCTTGGAAGGTGGAGAGACACCTTCCGCAGGAACGCTTAAACATATCAAAAGTAAGGTCAATATCCCGGTATTCGTTATGATCCGGCCACGTGGAGGAGATTTTGTCTATACCAATGACGAACTGCAGGTGATGAAAGAGGATATCCGAATCCTCAAAGGATATGGTGCCGATGGTTTTGTCTTTGGCGTGCTTACGCCCCAAGGAGAGGTCAATATCGGTGCCTGTGAGCAACTGGTGGAAGCTGCAGGAGGTTTGCCGTGTACTTTTCACAGGGCTTTTGACGCAAGTAGAAACTTCGAAAAGTCGCTGGAGGCAGTTATAGAATGTGGGTTTAGGAGGATACTTACCTCAGGGGGGAAAAATACTGTCACTGAAGGGCTTGATATGATCAAGCGATTGCTTCATAAAGCCGGAAACAGGATCATTGTCATGCCGGGGGGAGGTATGAAAGTTGAATTGGTAGAAGCCCTTTCGGCCACGGGCAATTTGAGGGAAATTCATGCCAGCTGTAAAGCGTGGAGAGCTTCTTCCAGCAAGTTTTGGAATGAAAACTTGGCCCTAAGTGCGGTGGCGGAACACCAGGGGAAAGTTTTGACCGTCAGTAAAAAAGAGGTGGAAGGGTTTTTGCAGGTGCTGGATAACTAA
- a CDS encoding isoaspartyl peptidase/L-asparaginase family protein, whose protein sequence is MSDRRKFLKNTLLSSALILPGSMSGSMGGFTGRKKGEKHKPLILSTWNHGMPANDKAWEVLGKSGDIVDAVEQGVMVTENDLKNLSVGLQGLPDREGIVTLDASIMKGDGSCGSVCFVRQVKHPISLARKVMEDTPHVMLAGEGARQFAIQEGFPMEEEKLSPAAEKAYQKWKLKSEYKPIINIENHDTIGMIGLDENGNLAGSCTTSGLAYKMHGRVGDSPIIGAGLYVDNEVGAATATGLGESIIKICGSFLIVELMRQGRSPQEACEEAVRRLISKNKGIDGIQAGFLAVNKDGEHGAYAVHPGFNYAMHHQDGKALVDSKSKF, encoded by the coding sequence ATGTCAGATAGAAGAAAATTTCTCAAAAATACCCTTTTGTCCTCAGCCCTAATATTACCAGGTTCCATGTCTGGATCCATGGGTGGTTTTACGGGGAGAAAAAAGGGTGAAAAACATAAACCACTTATCCTTTCCACCTGGAACCATGGTATGCCCGCCAATGACAAAGCCTGGGAAGTATTGGGTAAGTCAGGAGATATTGTGGATGCTGTGGAACAGGGTGTTATGGTGACCGAAAACGACCTGAAGAATCTTTCTGTAGGGCTTCAAGGACTTCCGGACAGAGAGGGGATTGTGACCTTGGATGCTTCTATCATGAAGGGAGATGGTTCCTGCGGATCGGTTTGTTTTGTCCGTCAGGTGAAGCACCCGATTTCCCTTGCCAGAAAGGTCATGGAGGATACACCACATGTGATGCTGGCAGGAGAAGGAGCAAGGCAGTTTGCCATACAGGAAGGCTTTCCCATGGAAGAGGAAAAATTAAGCCCTGCTGCGGAAAAGGCCTACCAAAAGTGGAAACTCAAGTCCGAATATAAGCCGATCATCAATATTGAAAACCATGATACCATTGGTATGATTGGCCTGGATGAAAACGGTAATTTGGCAGGATCCTGTACCACCAGCGGCTTGGCGTATAAGATGCACGGAAGGGTAGGCGATAGTCCGATCATAGGGGCGGGGCTTTATGTGGACAATGAAGTAGGTGCCGCCACGGCCACAGGACTAGGGGAATCCATTATCAAAATCTGTGGTAGTTTTCTAATCGTAGAGCTGATGCGACAGGGAAGGAGCCCTCAGGAAGCTTGTGAAGAAGCCGTGAGGAGATTGATCAGCAAAAATAAGGGAATCGATGGCATCCAAGCTGGATTTCTCGCGGTCAATAAGGATGGAGAACATGGCGCATATGCTGTACATCCAGGATTTAATTATGCCATGCATCATCAGGACGGTAAAGCCTTGGTTGACTCAAAAAGTAAATTTTAA